In Ascaphus truei isolate aAscTru1 chromosome 5, aAscTru1.hap1, whole genome shotgun sequence, one genomic interval encodes:
- the KCNA1 gene encoding potassium voltage-gated channel subfamily A member 1 has protein sequence MTVVAGENMDETAALPGHPQDSYQPDHEDHECCERVVINVAGLRFETQLKTLAQFPNTLLGNPKKRMRYFDPLRNEYFFDRNRPSFDAILYYYQSGGRLRRPVNVPLDMFSEEIKFYELGEEAMEKFREDEGFIKEEERPLPEREFQRQVWLLFEYPESSGPARIIAIVSVMVILISIVIFCLETLPELKDDRIFTRRVENSTVFFKSNIFTDPFFVVETLCIIWFSFELVVRFFACPSKPEFFKNIMNFIDIVAIIPYFITLGTEMAEQEGPQKGEQATSLAILRVIRLVRVFRIFKLSRHSKGLQILGQTLKASMRELGLLIFFLFIGVILFSSAVYFAEAEEDDSHFTSIPDAFWWAVVSMTTVGYGDMYPVTIGGKIVGSLCAIAGVLTIALPVPVIVSNFNYFYHRETEGEEQAQLLHVSSPNLASDSGLSRRSSSTMSKSEYMEIEEDLNNSIDNFREANLRTGNCTVANQNCVNKSKLLTDV, from the coding sequence aTGACGGTGGTCGCCGGGGAGAACATGGACGAGACCGCCGCCCTGCCCGGCCACCCCCAGGACAGCTACCAGCCGGACCACGAGGACCACGAGTGCTGCGAGAGGGTGGTCATCAACGTGGCCGGCCTGCGCTTCGAGACCCAGCTGAAGACCCTAGCCCAGTTCCCCAATACTCTGCTGGGGAACCCCAAGAAAAGGATGCGCTACTTCGACCCCCTGAGGAACGAGTACTTCTTTGATCGGAACCGGCCCAGCTTCGATGCCATATTGTACTATTACCAGTCCGGGGGCCGGCTCCGGAGGCCGGTCAATGTGCCCCTGGACATGTTCTCCGAGGAGATCAAGTTCTACGAGCTGGGGGAGGAGGCCATGGAGAAGTTCCGGGAGGATGAGGGCTTCATCAAGGAGGAGGAGCGCCCCTTGCCCGAGAGAGAGTTCCAGCGCCAGGTCTGGCTCCTGTTTGAGTACCCGGAGAGCTCCGGGCCGGCCAGGATTATTGCCATAGTCTCAGTCATGGTCATCCTTATTTCTATTGTCATCTTCTGCCTGGAGACTTTGCCCGAGCTAAAGGACGACCGGATCTTTACCCGGCGGGTGGAGAACAGCACCGTCTTCTTCAAGTCCAACATCTTCACGGACCCGTTCTTCGTGGTGGAGACCCTGTGCATCATCTGGTTCTCCTTTGAATTGGTGGTCCGGTTCTTTGCTTGCCCCAGCAAACCGGAGTTCTTCAAGAACATCATGAACTTCATTGACATCGTGGCCATCATCCCTTATTTTATTACTCTGGGGACTGAGATGGCAGAGCAGGAGGGTCCCCAAAAGGGGGAACAGGCAACATCTCTGGCAATCCTGAGGGTCATCAGACTGGTGAGAGTGTTTAGGATCTTCAAGCTCTCCAGACACTCTAAGGGCCTCCAGATCCTGGGACAAACCCTGAAGGCCAGCATGAGGGAGCTGGGGCTGCTCATCTTCTTCCTCTTCATTGGGGTCATCTTGTTCTCCAGCGCAGTTTACTTTGCTGAAGCGGAAGAGGATGACTCTCATTTCACCAGTATCCCTGATGCTTTCTGGTGGGCGGTGGTATCCATGACCACTGTGGGCTATGGGGACATGTACCCTGTGACAATTGGTGGCAAAATCGTGGGCTCCTTGTGTGCCATAGCCGGTGTGCTGACAATTGCCCTGCCTGTCCCTGTCATCGTGTCCAACTTCAACTACTTCTACCACCGAGAGACTGAGGGGGAGGAACAGGCCCAGCTCCTGCATGTCAGCTCCCCCAACCTGGCCTCGGACAGCGGCCTGAGCCGGCGCAGCTCCTCCACCATGAGCAAGTCCGAGTACATGGAGATAGAAGAGGACCTGAACAACAGCATAGACAATTTCAGAGAGGCCAACCTCAGAACTGGCAACTGCACCGTGGCCAACCAGAACTGTGTGAACAAGAGCAAGCTGCTGACCGACGTGTGA